One stretch of Bacillota bacterium DNA includes these proteins:
- a CDS encoding WbqC family protein, which yields MKVVFHQSYFLPWLGYFSKLEFVDKLVILDDVGFRRNHIKRVQILSSQGEKQWFCLPVGNNWAIPCNSINLPLEKKYIQKMLNTIFYSYGKAKFFDNEYSFFEVIFTNALNNNIKLIDANLEMLIAIRNHLHCKQIQILNSSNFYDGKDRNERIIEISKANSITEIIMGDGRMAAVHNLELFQSNGINILRQNYNENQVTYEQVHSKRSGIPFIKGLSIIDALLNIGADEVKKIISNPIYTPQSITL from the coding sequence ATGAAAGTTGTATTTCATCAATCATATTTTCTGCCTTGGTTAGGATATTTCAGCAAACTTGAATTCGTTGATAAATTGGTAATTCTTGACGATGTTGGATTCAGAAGAAATCATATAAAACGTGTTCAAATTTTAAGCAGTCAGGGAGAAAAACAGTGGTTTTGTCTTCCTGTAGGAAATAACTGGGCTATTCCTTGTAATTCTATAAATCTCCCTTTAGAGAAAAAGTATATTCAAAAAATGCTTAATACTATTTTCTATTCATATGGTAAAGCAAAGTTTTTTGATAACGAATATTCATTTTTTGAAGTTATTTTTACTAATGCATTGAATAATAACATTAAGCTAATTGATGCCAATCTTGAAATGCTAATTGCAATCAGAAATCACCTTCATTGTAAACAGATTCAAATCTTGAACTCAAGTAATTTTTACGATGGCAAGGATAGGAATGAAAGAATAATTGAAATAAGTAAGGCAAATTCAATCACTGAAATCATCATGGGTGATGGGAGAATGGCTGCTGTTCATAACCTGGAATTATTTCAATCAAACGGTATAAATATTCTAAGACAAAATTACAATGAGAATCAAGTAACTTATGAGCAAGTCCATTCAAAAAGAAGCGGAATTCCTTTCATTAAAGGATTATCAATCATTGATGCCTTATTAAATATTGGGGCTGATGAAGTAAAAAAAATAATTTCAAATCCGATTT
- the purD gene encoding phosphoribosylamine--glycine ligase, with protein MNLSKSKVLIVGSGGREHALAWSISQSNLVETVYVAPGNVGCTWASHSFDGREFCECKRIPIPQLDFEKLLIFSKSNKISFVMVGDALPLSLGIVDFFTKNGINIFGPTAAASQIESSKLYAKKVMYKANIPTASSKIFNNYDDAFQYGKLIDKTIVVKSDIISGGKGVFICNTDEEYINAIQIIFKENRYNAVTPLAIVEEYLVGVEFSFFAFVNKNKIIPFCAAHDYKKAFSGNIGLNTAGVGAIAPFKLDNDEIKYIEYNIIKPLLIQLEYEGISYNGLIYAGLIKTVTGIKVLEFNCRFGDPETQAMLPLLNSDLFVALSENLSHSNTVRIDWADKKCSAIVVSTSSYPNPSIKGIPISLKSRPKNGTVLFHSNTEILNGALVTSSGRIFTVSSISDDFETSSKMSLKYIKENIVFDGMYCRNDIGIIYSSPIPQNFNKK; from the coding sequence ATGAACCTTTCTAAATCAAAAGTATTAATCGTTGGTTCAGGAGGAAGGGAACATGCACTTGCTTGGTCAATTTCTCAATCAAACCTTGTTGAAACAGTATATGTTGCTCCTGGTAATGTTGGTTGCACTTGGGCTAGCCATAGTTTTGACGGCAGGGAATTTTGTGAATGTAAAAGGATACCTATCCCGCAGCTTGACTTTGAGAAATTGCTAATATTTTCAAAGTCAAATAAAATTTCTTTCGTAATGGTTGGTGATGCATTACCATTATCGTTGGGCATTGTTGACTTTTTTACTAAAAATGGAATAAATATTTTTGGACCTACTGCTGCTGCATCTCAAATTGAATCTTCCAAACTGTATGCAAAAAAAGTAATGTACAAAGCAAATATTCCGACAGCCAGTAGCAAAATCTTCAATAACTATGACGATGCCTTTCAGTATGGAAAATTAATTGATAAAACTATAGTCGTCAAATCAGACATTATTTCAGGTGGCAAAGGAGTATTCATTTGCAATACTGATGAAGAATACATCAATGCTATACAAATAATTTTCAAAGAAAATAGATATAATGCAGTTACACCTTTGGCAATTGTTGAAGAATATTTAGTAGGTGTAGAATTCTCATTCTTTGCTTTTGTAAACAAGAATAAAATAATCCCATTCTGTGCTGCTCACGATTATAAAAAAGCTTTTAGCGGTAACATCGGTCTCAATACAGCTGGTGTTGGAGCAATAGCACCATTCAAATTGGACAATGATGAAATCAAATATATTGAATATAATATAATAAAACCACTTTTAATTCAACTTGAATATGAAGGTATTTCCTATAATGGTCTAATCTACGCAGGTTTAATAAAGACAGTAACTGGAATAAAAGTTTTAGAGTTTAACTGTAGGTTTGGTGACCCAGAAACTCAAGCCATGTTGCCTTTATTAAATTCAGATTTATTTGTTGCGCTATCTGAGAACCTTTCACATTCTAACACGGTAAGGATAGATTGGGCTGATAAAAAATGCTCGGCTATCGTTGTCTCAACATCAAGTTATCCAAATCCATCAATAAAGGGTATTCCAATAAGTTTAAAGAGTCGACCAAAGAACGGTACAGTACTATTTCATTCAAACACAGAGATATTAAACGGGGCACTTGTAACTTCAAGTGGTAGAATTTTTACTGTGTCGTCAATTTCTGATGATTTTGAAACATCGTCAAAAATGTCACTAAAATATATTAAGGAAAATATTGTATTTGATGGGATGTATTGTCGAAATGATATTGGGATTATTTACTCATCACCAATACCCCAAAACTTTAACAAAAAATGA
- a CDS encoding alpha/beta hydrolase, protein MNFENKQIEFNSNGLILRGIISYSGIKNAPLVIMATGDSKSGSKSGFCKMLIPKLLDKGINVFVFDFPGKGISDGDDSLLTVKIGLDSLSDAYNIIMTHDFYDKSRVGLIGSSFGGLVGIIFLARNKTIIKALALKSPSCFYPEVYELWVGLDGLKQWQADNYSQITERYWNSYIEGFDYNCFLDAQSINIPCIIVHGNADKTVPVVHTHRLNYCLKGETDILILDGVDHGYKEDNALKVATDKFSIWFSSKL, encoded by the coding sequence ATGAATTTTGAAAATAAACAAATTGAGTTTAACTCAAACGGGTTGATACTTAGAGGAATTATTAGTTACTCTGGTATTAAAAATGCACCACTGGTAATTATGGCAACAGGGGATAGTAAAAGTGGCTCAAAAAGTGGCTTTTGTAAAATGCTTATTCCTAAACTTTTAGACAAGGGTATTAATGTTTTTGTTTTTGATTTCCCTGGAAAGGGTATTAGTGATGGTGATGATTCTCTATTAACTGTAAAAATTGGGTTGGATTCACTTTCAGATGCTTACAATATCATTATGACTCACGACTTCTATGATAAAAGTAGAGTCGGGCTAATTGGTTCAAGTTTTGGAGGACTGGTTGGAATAATTTTTTTGGCAAGAAATAAGACGATTATTAAAGCTTTAGCGTTAAAATCCCCATCATGTTTTTACCCTGAGGTCTACGAATTATGGGTAGGACTTGATGGACTTAAGCAATGGCAAGCTGATAATTACAGTCAGATAACTGAAAGATATTGGAATTCATACATTGAAGGATTTGATTATAACTGCTTTTTAGATGCACAAAGTATAAACATACCTTGCATAATCGTGCACGGCAATGCAGACAAAACAGTTCCTGTTGTCCATACTCACAGGTTGAATTATTGCTTGAAAGGAGAAACTGACATTCTAATTCTTGATGGGGTTGACCACGGATACAAAGAAGATAATGCACTAAAAGTGGCAACAGATAAATTCTCAATATGGTTTTCAAGCAAACTTTAA